In Marinicauda algicola, one DNA window encodes the following:
- a CDS encoding arginine N-succinyltransferase — protein sequence MLVVRAARRADHGAFIDLARKAGPGFTSLSLDDAALEDKLAKSEDSYAGRLDEPSDVCYQLMLEESESGEIFGTAAVKAAIGLKKPYFDFKIFTLAQASKEADQRFDMEAMLLVNDFAGSTEVGSLYVRDAARGTGAGRLIAQSRYMLMAADTSRFGDTVVAELRGVVDAQGYSPFYEYVTRPFFRMSFEEADRLSAATDNQFILDLMPVHPIYVDLLPSEARAVIGQTHPHGVNARRLLEWEGFEYDRYVDIFDAGPLVSCRTEKVRTIRNSRRVSVGDATGEAVQAMVSTDRIDDFRCVFTEIVATEERVRLSEQARRALDLTHGEAARIWVRE from the coding sequence ATGCTGGTCGTTCGTGCCGCCCGCCGGGCGGATCATGGCGCATTCATCGATCTCGCCCGCAAGGCAGGGCCGGGCTTTACCAGCCTGTCGCTGGACGACGCGGCGCTCGAGGACAAGCTCGCCAAGTCCGAGGACAGCTATGCCGGCCGGCTCGATGAGCCCTCCGACGTCTGCTACCAGCTCATGCTCGAGGAATCCGAAAGCGGTGAGATCTTCGGCACGGCGGCGGTGAAGGCCGCGATCGGGCTGAAGAAACCCTATTTCGACTTCAAGATCTTCACGCTCGCCCAGGCCTCGAAAGAAGCCGATCAGCGCTTCGACATGGAGGCGATGCTGCTGGTCAACGATTTCGCCGGTTCCACGGAGGTCGGCTCGCTCTATGTGCGCGATGCGGCGCGCGGGACCGGAGCGGGGCGTCTCATCGCCCAGTCGCGCTACATGCTGATGGCGGCCGACACCTCGCGTTTCGGCGACACCGTCGTGGCGGAGCTGCGCGGGGTCGTGGATGCGCAGGGCTACTCGCCGTTCTACGAATATGTCACGAGGCCGTTCTTCAGGATGAGCTTCGAGGAGGCCGACCGGCTGTCGGCGGCCACCGACAACCAGTTCATCCTCGACCTGATGCCGGTCCATCCGATCTATGTCGACCTCCTGCCTTCGGAGGCCCGCGCCGTGATCGGCCAGACCCATCCCCACGGCGTGAATGCGCGCCGCCTGCTGGAGTGGGAGGGTTTCGAGTACGATCGCTATGTCGATATCTTCGACGCCGGCCCGCTCGTTTCCTGCCGCACCGAGAAGGTCCGCACCATCAGGAACAGCCGGCGGGTCAGCGTCGGGGACGCGACGGGCGAGGCGGTCCAGGCGATGGTCTCCACCGACCGCATCGACGATTTCCGCTGCGTGTTCACCGAGATCGTGGCGACCGAGGAGAGGGTGAGATTGAGCGAGCAGGCGCGGCGCGCCCTCGATCTCACGCATGGCGAAGCAGCACGGATCTGGGTACGCGAATGA
- the astD gene encoding succinylglutamate-semialdehyde dehydrogenase: MMARTELFIAGEWKTGRGETLASHDPAKGGVVWQGASASPADVRDAFAAARAALPTFALLGFDARRRIAERYREIVKTRAEDIAGAIARETGKPLWEARGEAGAMAGKIDVSIQAYEERTGRKRLDMDFGEAVLDHKPLGVMFVLGPYNFPGHLPNGHIVPALLAGNTLVFKPSELTPGVGALMVEMWTEAGLPGGVLNLVQGARETGAAALDDPDLDGVLFTGSWTTGSFIHKKFAGRTGIQLALEMGGNNPLVVWDVSDAEASARIAVLSAYITTGQRCSCARRLVVPQGKAGDAVIEAIAEMARKLTIDVWDADPEPFMGPLVSERAAQGVLAGQDHLIDLGCKPVLKARTGQGPCFVKPGLLDATGIETPDEEIFGPLLKVNRVANFEAAIAEANNTAFGLSAGLISDSEALWKQFWAGSRAGIVNWNRPTTGAASTMPFGGPGRSGNLRPSAYYAADYCAYPVATQAAPKPELMAVKGL; encoded by the coding sequence ATGATGGCACGCACCGAACTCTTCATCGCCGGCGAGTGGAAGACCGGACGGGGGGAAACGCTCGCCTCCCACGATCCCGCCAAGGGCGGGGTGGTCTGGCAAGGCGCGAGCGCGAGCCCGGCCGATGTGCGCGACGCCTTCGCGGCCGCCCGCGCGGCCTTGCCGACGTTCGCGCTGCTCGGCTTTGACGCGCGGCGAAGGATCGCCGAGCGCTATCGCGAGATCGTCAAGACGCGGGCCGAGGACATCGCCGGGGCCATCGCGCGCGAGACCGGCAAGCCGCTCTGGGAGGCCAGGGGCGAGGCCGGTGCCATGGCTGGCAAGATCGACGTCTCGATCCAGGCCTATGAGGAGCGCACCGGCCGCAAGCGCCTCGACATGGACTTCGGCGAGGCCGTGCTCGATCACAAGCCGCTCGGCGTCATGTTCGTGCTCGGGCCCTACAACTTCCCCGGCCATCTGCCGAACGGGCATATCGTGCCGGCCCTGCTGGCCGGCAACACGCTCGTGTTCAAGCCCTCCGAACTGACCCCCGGCGTCGGCGCGCTGATGGTGGAGATGTGGACCGAGGCCGGGCTTCCCGGCGGCGTGCTCAACCTCGTCCAGGGTGCGCGCGAGACCGGCGCGGCCGCGCTCGACGATCCCGATCTCGACGGCGTGCTGTTCACCGGCTCGTGGACTACCGGCTCCTTCATCCACAAGAAGTTCGCCGGGCGCACCGGTATCCAGCTGGCGCTGGAAATGGGCGGCAACAACCCGCTCGTCGTCTGGGACGTGTCCGACGCCGAAGCCTCCGCGCGCATCGCGGTGCTGTCGGCCTATATCACGACCGGTCAGCGCTGCTCGTGCGCGCGCCGCCTGGTCGTGCCGCAGGGCAAGGCCGGCGACGCCGTCATCGAGGCGATCGCGGAAATGGCGAGGAAGCTGACCATCGATGTCTGGGATGCCGATCCAGAACCCTTCATGGGCCCGCTCGTCTCCGAGCGCGCGGCCCAGGGCGTGCTCGCCGGGCAGGATCATCTCATCGATCTCGGCTGCAAGCCGGTCCTGAAGGCCCGGACAGGCCAGGGGCCGTGCTTCGTGAAGCCTGGCCTTCTCGATGCGACCGGGATCGAGACCCCGGACGAGGAGATCTTCGGTCCGCTCCTGAAGGTCAATCGCGTGGCGAATTTCGAGGCGGCGATCGCGGAAGCGAACAATACCGCGTTCGGTCTCTCGGCCGGTCTGATCTCCGACAGCGAAGCCCTCTGGAAGCAGTTCTGGGCCGGCAGCCGGGCCGGAATCGTCAACTGGAACCGTCCCACGACCGGGGCGGCCTCGACCATGCCGTTCGGCGGGCCGGGCAGGTCCGGCAACCTGCGCCCCAGCGCCTACTACGCGGCCGATTACTGCGCCTATCCGGTCGCGACCCAGGCCGCGCCGAAGCCGGAACTTATGGCCGTGAAGGGGCTTTGA
- the astB gene encoding N-succinylarginine dihydrolase, producing the protein MSALEANFDGLVGPTHNYGGLAPGNLASARNKGDVSSPRKGVLEGLAKAKRLHDAGFVQGFLPPQDRPFIAGLRRLGFSGSDREVWEKVNRTDPVLARNMASASSMWAANAATVSPGADTRDGRLHFTPANLITALHRSIEGEQTRTALERIFPDAQRFMVHPTLPHQSSFADEGAANHVRLCASHGEEAVEIFVFGRDAFEQWDARFPARQTRQAAEAIARRHGLDPKRVVIARQSRAAIEAGAFHNDVVCVGNESVLFFHEQAFEDRARTLKEIREAAEGLFDPVFVEVPDSEVPMKDAITSYLFNSQLLTWPGEDRMVLIAPSETEETQTTRDYCERLVSGNAPIGRVEYADVRQSMKNGGGPACLRLRVVLTEDERAAVNPGVMMSEDLYAKLTGWARKHYREELSPDDIADPDLVTESQAALDALTGIMGLGSDFYPFQRA; encoded by the coding sequence ATGAGCGCGCTGGAAGCCAATTTCGACGGTCTCGTCGGTCCCACCCACAATTATGGCGGGCTTGCGCCGGGCAATCTGGCGAGCGCGAGGAACAAGGGCGATGTCTCCAGCCCGAGGAAGGGCGTGCTCGAGGGCCTCGCCAAGGCCAAGCGCCTCCACGATGCCGGCTTCGTGCAAGGCTTCCTTCCGCCGCAGGACCGGCCCTTCATAGCCGGTTTGAGACGGCTCGGCTTTTCCGGCTCGGACCGGGAGGTCTGGGAAAAGGTCAACCGCACCGATCCGGTGCTGGCGCGCAACATGGCTTCCGCGAGTTCGATGTGGGCGGCCAACGCCGCGACCGTCTCGCCGGGCGCGGACACGCGCGACGGCAGGCTCCATTTCACGCCGGCCAACCTGATCACCGCGTTGCACCGCTCCATCGAGGGCGAACAGACCCGCACGGCGCTGGAACGCATCTTCCCCGACGCGCAGCGCTTCATGGTCCATCCCACGCTGCCGCACCAGTCGAGCTTCGCCGACGAGGGCGCGGCGAACCATGTCCGGCTGTGCGCGAGCCATGGCGAGGAGGCGGTGGAGATCTTCGTCTTCGGCCGCGACGCGTTCGAGCAATGGGATGCGCGCTTTCCCGCGCGCCAGACCCGCCAGGCCGCCGAAGCGATCGCGCGCCGCCACGGGCTCGATCCGAAACGCGTCGTCATCGCGCGCCAGTCGCGCGCCGCGATCGAGGCGGGCGCCTTCCACAACGATGTGGTCTGCGTGGGCAATGAGAGCGTGTTGTTCTTCCACGAGCAGGCCTTCGAGGACCGCGCTCGGACCCTGAAGGAGATCCGCGAAGCCGCCGAGGGCCTGTTCGATCCGGTCTTCGTCGAGGTGCCCGATAGCGAGGTGCCGATGAAGGACGCCATCACCTCCTATCTCTTCAACTCCCAGCTCCTGACCTGGCCGGGCGAGGACCGCATGGTGCTCATCGCCCCGAGCGAGACCGAGGAGACCCAGACCACGCGCGACTACTGCGAGCGTCTCGTTTCGGGCAATGCGCCGATCGGACGGGTCGAGTACGCCGACGTGCGCCAGTCGATGAAGAATGGCGGCGGCCCGGCCTGCCTGCGCCTGCGCGTCGTGCTCACCGAAGACGAACGCGCCGCAGTCAATCCGGGCGTGATGATGAGCGAGGATCTCTACGCGAAACTGACCGGGTGGGCTCGGAAGCACTACCGCGAAGAACTCTCGCCGGATGATATCGCCGACCCCGATCTCGTCACCGAGAGCCAGGCGGCGCTCGACGCGCTCACCGGGATCATGGGCCTCGGGTCCGACTTCTATCCGTTCCAGCGCGCCTGA
- the phhA gene encoding phenylalanine 4-monooxygenase, with protein sequence MPVNDPVVAEQTPAEDHTIDQCWDRYTEEEHQVWTTLYERQMKVLKGRAAPEHFKGLELLNLNDGGIPNFDRINEKLYKLTGWQVVAVHGLIPNDVFFDHLANRRFVAGRFIRDADKLDYLPEPDIFHDVFGHVPLLTLPTFADYMQAYGEGGYKAIKHDTIENLTRLYWYTVEFGLINTPEGRRIYGAGIVSSQSESRFCLEGRSPNRIHFDLERIMRTDYRYDDFQQTYFVIDSYEELMESTANVDFTPIYERIKNLPDIPAHKVLPTDKVYHEGTQEYARAGGLAKQVEWV encoded by the coding sequence ATGCCCGTGAACGATCCCGTCGTCGCCGAACAGACACCGGCGGAGGACCATACGATCGACCAGTGCTGGGACCGCTATACCGAGGAAGAGCACCAGGTCTGGACCACGCTCTACGAGCGCCAGATGAAGGTGCTGAAGGGTCGCGCCGCGCCGGAGCACTTCAAGGGGCTGGAGCTGCTCAACCTCAATGACGGCGGCATCCCGAATTTCGACAGGATCAACGAGAAGCTCTACAAGCTCACCGGCTGGCAGGTCGTGGCCGTGCACGGCCTCATTCCCAACGATGTCTTCTTCGACCATCTCGCCAACCGGCGATTCGTGGCGGGGCGCTTCATCCGCGATGCTGACAAGCTCGACTACCTGCCCGAGCCGGACATCTTCCATGACGTGTTCGGCCATGTGCCCCTGCTGACCCTGCCGACCTTCGCGGACTACATGCAGGCGTATGGCGAGGGCGGCTACAAGGCGATCAAGCACGACACGATCGAGAACCTGACCCGGCTCTACTGGTACACGGTCGAGTTCGGCCTCATAAACACGCCAGAAGGCCGGCGCATCTACGGCGCCGGCATCGTCTCCTCGCAGTCGGAGAGCAGGTTCTGCCTGGAAGGGCGCTCGCCGAACCGGATCCATTTCGATCTCGAGCGCATCATGCGCACTGACTACCGCTATGACGACTTCCAGCAGACCTATTTCGTCATCGACAGCTACGAGGAGCTGATGGAATCCACCGCCAACGTGGACTTCACGCCGATCTACGAGCGCATCAAGAACCTTCCCGACATCCCGGCCCACAAGGTGCTGCCCACCGACAAGGTCTATCACGAGGGCACGCAGGAATACGCACGTGCCGGCGGCCTCGCCAAGCAGGTGGAGTGGGTCTAG
- a CDS encoding beta/gamma crystallin-related protein, with protein MLRPALVASLLLSPSALAQSETQHHRDSGAIVLYEHVNYEGRSVRIDGEAPDLRWIDFNDLTSSMRVEGGRWEVCLEPDYRGSCHVLDEDLPNMSEWAFNDRITSVRPVSFRGPDREAGITLYSGFDYSGRALTVIDPVDNLSRMSFNDTARSIELHAGVWTVCVDDDYRGGCRTIDRSVSDLRRFRLDQRITSVRPGRLDEPAPPPQRPPHHQPGYPGTGGLEGGVAGPNTVFFAVPEVNGYPLAACLFESGYRCGQEAADAACAEAGLRRAIHFSTEHAGGQPLWYLADARPARGRDGLTDLLCAQ; from the coding sequence GTGCTCCGCCCCGCGCTTGTCGCCTCGCTGTTGCTGAGTCCCTCCGCCCTTGCGCAGAGCGAGACCCAGCACCACCGCGATTCAGGCGCGATCGTCCTGTACGAGCATGTGAACTACGAAGGTCGCTCGGTCCGCATCGACGGCGAGGCGCCGGATCTACGCTGGATCGACTTCAACGACCTGACCAGCTCCATGCGCGTGGAGGGCGGGCGCTGGGAGGTGTGCCTCGAACCGGACTATCGCGGCTCGTGCCATGTGCTGGACGAGGACCTTCCGAACATGAGCGAGTGGGCGTTCAACGACCGGATCACCTCGGTCAGGCCCGTGAGCTTCCGGGGACCGGACCGCGAGGCGGGCATCACCCTGTATTCCGGATTCGACTATTCCGGCCGGGCGCTGACCGTCATCGACCCGGTCGACAATCTCTCGCGCATGAGTTTCAACGACACCGCTCGGTCGATCGAACTCCATGCCGGGGTGTGGACGGTGTGCGTTGACGACGACTACCGGGGCGGCTGCCGCACAATCGACCGCTCGGTCAGCGATCTCAGGCGCTTCCGGCTCGACCAGCGCATCACCTCGGTGCGCCCCGGCCGGCTCGACGAGCCGGCCCCGCCCCCGCAGCGTCCGCCCCATCACCAGCCGGGCTATCCCGGCACGGGCGGACTCGAAGGCGGTGTCGCCGGTCCGAACACGGTCTTCTTCGCGGTTCCGGAAGTGAACGGCTATCCGCTGGCAGCCTGCCTGTTCGAGAGCGGCTATCGCTGCGGCCAGGAAGCCGCCGATGCGGCATGCGCCGAGGCGGGACTGAGGCGTGCCATCCACTTCTCCACCGAGCATGCTGGCGGCCAGCCCCTCTGGTATCTCGCCGATGCACGACCGGCCCGGGGCCGCGACGGGCTCACCGACCTTCTGTGCGCGCAATGA
- the ggt gene encoding gamma-glutamyltransferase produces the protein MVRLASALLAAGALMSFAEFAPASAQEAPAAVDPRLRDVGGDRIHGSPFATRSPVLARHGAAATAHPLATQIAIDVLKAGGNAVDAAIAANAALGLMEPVGNGIGGDLFVLVWDPQSKQVYGLNAAGPSPQSLSYDELVARLGERETIPPLGVLPVSVPGTVDGWFTLHARFGSMAMEDILAPTIRYAEEGFPVTQLIAYYWDRNMAAFENNAEMVGELENARATYLTEDGDAPREGEIFANPDLANTLRLIAEGGRDAFYEGEIARTIDAYMERIGGYLSYEDLANFSSDWVQPVSVNYRGYDVWELPPQGQGIAALQMLQIIEDYDLAEMGFMSADALHVMIEAKRLAYEDRARFYADPQFAEVPVSTLVSDEYAAERRELISMERAMDSVPHGDPAAIEHGDTTYLTVADSSGMMVSLIQSNYRGMGSGLVPDGLGFMLQDRGEMFSLDPDHPNVYAPGKRPFHTIIPAMVTKDGEGWLSFGVMGGAMQPQGHVQILTNIIDFGLNVQEAGDAARWRHDGSTEPTDPVTEAGGLGVVLVESGVPQDVREALEARGHVLRNGDGSFGGYQGILRDPETGVYHAASESRKDGSAMGY, from the coding sequence ATGGTCCGCCTTGCCAGCGCGCTTCTTGCCGCAGGAGCCCTCATGAGCTTTGCAGAATTCGCGCCGGCCTCCGCACAGGAGGCGCCGGCCGCCGTCGATCCGCGCCTGCGCGATGTCGGTGGAGACCGGATCCATGGTTCGCCGTTCGCGACACGCTCCCCGGTGCTCGCCCGGCACGGCGCCGCGGCGACCGCCCATCCGCTGGCGACCCAGATCGCGATCGACGTGCTCAAGGCCGGCGGTAATGCGGTCGACGCGGCGATCGCGGCCAATGCCGCGCTCGGCCTGATGGAGCCGGTCGGCAACGGCATCGGCGGGGATCTCTTCGTGCTCGTCTGGGATCCGCAATCGAAGCAGGTCTATGGCCTCAACGCGGCGGGCCCGTCGCCGCAGAGCCTGAGCTATGACGAACTCGTCGCTCGGCTTGGCGAGCGGGAAACCATTCCGCCGCTCGGCGTGCTGCCCGTCTCCGTCCCCGGGACGGTGGACGGCTGGTTCACCCTGCACGCCCGGTTCGGCTCGATGGCGATGGAGGACATCCTCGCCCCGACGATTCGCTATGCCGAGGAGGGTTTCCCGGTCACCCAGCTGATCGCCTATTACTGGGACCGCAACATGGCCGCGTTCGAGAACAATGCCGAGATGGTCGGCGAACTCGAGAACGCCCGCGCCACCTATCTCACCGAGGACGGCGATGCGCCCAGGGAAGGCGAGATCTTCGCCAATCCCGATCTGGCCAACACGCTGCGCCTGATCGCCGAGGGCGGGCGCGACGCCTTCTACGAGGGCGAGATCGCGCGCACGATCGATGCCTACATGGAGCGGATCGGCGGCTATCTCTCTTACGAGGACCTGGCGAATTTCTCCTCCGACTGGGTCCAGCCGGTGAGCGTGAACTATCGCGGCTACGATGTCTGGGAACTCCCCCCGCAGGGCCAGGGCATCGCGGCGCTGCAGATGCTGCAGATCATCGAGGACTACGACCTCGCGGAAATGGGCTTCATGAGCGCGGACGCGCTGCATGTTATGATCGAGGCCAAGCGCCTGGCCTACGAGGACCGGGCACGCTTCTATGCCGATCCCCAGTTCGCAGAGGTGCCGGTGTCGACCCTGGTATCGGACGAATATGCCGCTGAACGCCGCGAGCTGATCTCCATGGAGCGGGCGATGGACAGCGTGCCTCACGGCGATCCGGCGGCGATCGAGCACGGCGACACCACCTATCTCACCGTCGCCGATTCCAGCGGCATGATGGTCTCCCTCATCCAGTCGAACTATCGCGGCATGGGGTCGGGCCTCGTGCCGGACGGGCTCGGCTTCATGCTGCAGGACCGCGGCGAGATGTTCAGCCTCGATCCCGATCACCCGAACGTCTACGCGCCGGGCAAGCGACCCTTCCACACCATCATCCCGGCCATGGTGACCAAGGACGGCGAAGGCTGGTTGAGCTTCGGCGTCATGGGCGGGGCGATGCAGCCCCAGGGCCATGTCCAGATCCTGACCAACATCATCGATTTCGGCCTCAACGTGCAGGAGGCCGGCGACGCGGCGCGCTGGCGCCATGACGGCTCGACCGAGCCGACCGATCCGGTGACCGAAGCCGGAGGGCTCGGCGTCGTGCTGGTGGAGAGCGGCGTCCCGCAGGACGTGCGCGAGGCACTGGAAGCGCGCGGCCATGTCCTGCGGAACGGAGATGGCAGCTTCGGCGGCTACCAGGGCATCCTTCGCGACCCGGAAACCGGCGTGTATCATGCGGCCTCGGAGAGCCGGAAGGACGGCTCCGCGATGGGGTATTGA
- a CDS encoding AsmA family protein, whose amino-acid sequence MRRILLVLAFLLATGLAAALIAPSLIPADAYRDRIEQAASDALGREVSISGDISLALLPKVQARAGDVTIANAEGFGEEPFAQMDALRLTLQLLPLVRREFVIEEFILVDPVIRLEQRAGRNNWSFGTGDTAPATSAGEGFRRPGALPIEASFGDVRIENGTLIYAGDGDARRFEAVDLAIGLPGVDAPVSLEGGFTLEGRAMDFSASLGSLRGFFEGARTPAALSLTGPIGEVGFDGHILESRELEYEGAADLDLVLPELAAVFGASLPPGEGFRRFAATGRLAGAPGRISLSESDLAFDDITASGSLDIDYAGARPRLDGRVDIPELNLNPYLPEPAGTGPGADAGWSEEPIDLSALRLVDARLRGSVGRLLVREIEFSDAELDAALDNGRLSADLTQFLLYGGRGNARVVANARTAVPSYAFTGRLEALEALPFLTAAAGFERLRGTGTLGLDLTGSGSSIAAIMESLSGTGDFDFTDGAIVGVNLAQVIRGVLNAVETRSLPDAFGDRQETDFSALRGTISMADGVARNPDLTMLSPLLRAAGEGEVDLGARRLDYRFTPRAVASLSGQGGEADLQGIGVPILISGDFADPQITLDFATIARNLVQARAQGQLGDLGQLLDLERMREQGAGGLLDILTGAAGTQPAEETETQPGETPADDQERAGDLLRGILGEAIRRSQEDTTQETQDEPAAEDGESEGSSGGG is encoded by the coding sequence ATGCGCCGAATCCTGCTGGTCCTCGCCTTTCTCCTCGCCACCGGCCTCGCCGCGGCGCTGATCGCACCCTCGCTCATCCCCGCCGACGCCTATCGCGACCGGATCGAGCAGGCCGCCTCGGACGCGCTCGGGCGGGAGGTGTCCATTAGCGGCGATATCAGCCTCGCGCTGCTGCCGAAGGTGCAGGCGCGGGCAGGCGATGTGACCATCGCCAATGCCGAGGGCTTCGGCGAGGAGCCGTTCGCGCAGATGGACGCGCTGCGCCTGACCCTGCAGCTCTTGCCCCTCGTCCGGCGCGAGTTCGTGATCGAGGAATTCATCCTCGTCGACCCGGTGATCCGCCTGGAGCAGCGCGCCGGGCGCAACAACTGGAGTTTCGGCACGGGCGATACCGCCCCCGCAACATCGGCCGGGGAAGGATTCCGGCGGCCCGGTGCCCTGCCGATCGAGGCGAGCTTCGGGGATGTGCGCATCGAGAACGGCACGCTGATCTATGCCGGCGACGGCGATGCGCGTCGCTTCGAGGCGGTCGATCTCGCGATCGGGCTTCCCGGCGTCGACGCGCCCGTGAGCCTCGAAGGCGGTTTCACGCTGGAGGGCCGCGCGATGGATTTCTCCGCCTCGCTCGGCTCGCTGCGCGGCTTCTTCGAGGGCGCCCGCACCCCGGCGGCGCTATCCCTGACCGGCCCCATCGGCGAGGTCGGGTTCGACGGCCACATCCTGGAAAGCCGTGAGCTTGAATACGAGGGCGCCGCCGATCTCGATCTCGTCCTGCCCGAACTTGCCGCCGTGTTCGGTGCCAGCCTGCCTCCGGGCGAGGGTTTCCGGCGCTTCGCTGCCACGGGGCGCCTCGCCGGCGCGCCGGGCCGGATCAGCCTCAGCGAATCCGACCTCGCCTTCGACGACATCACCGCGAGCGGCAGCCTGGATATCGACTATGCCGGCGCGCGCCCGCGCCTCGACGGGCGGGTGGACATACCAGAGCTGAACCTCAACCCGTACCTGCCGGAGCCGGCCGGAACCGGACCGGGCGCGGATGCGGGGTGGAGCGAGGAGCCGATCGATCTGTCCGCCCTGCGCCTCGTCGATGCGCGCCTGCGCGGCAGCGTCGGAAGGCTGCTGGTGCGCGAGATCGAGTTCAGCGACGCCGAACTCGACGCGGCGCTCGACAACGGCCGCCTGAGCGCGGACCTCACGCAATTCCTGCTGTACGGCGGACGGGGCAATGCCCGCGTGGTCGCAAACGCGCGCACGGCAGTGCCCTCCTACGCCTTCACCGGAAGGCTGGAAGCGCTCGAAGCCCTGCCCTTCCTGACCGCCGCGGCCGGTTTCGAGCGTCTGCGCGGGACCGGCACGCTCGGGCTCGATCTCACAGGTAGCGGGAGCAGCATAGCCGCGATCATGGAGTCACTTTCCGGAACGGGTGATTTCGACTTCACCGACGGCGCGATCGTCGGCGTCAATCTCGCGCAGGTCATTCGCGGCGTGCTCAATGCGGTGGAGACCCGGTCCCTGCCCGATGCCTTCGGGGATCGTCAGGAGACCGACTTCTCGGCCCTGCGCGGGACGATCTCCATGGCGGACGGCGTGGCACGCAATCCCGACCTCACCATGCTGAGCCCCCTCTTGCGCGCGGCCGGTGAGGGCGAAGTCGATCTCGGCGCGCGCCGGCTCGACTATCGCTTCACGCCGCGCGCGGTCGCGAGCCTGAGCGGTCAGGGCGGAGAGGCCGACCTTCAGGGCATCGGCGTGCCGATCCTGATCAGCGGCGATTTCGCGGACCCGCAAATCACGCTCGATTTCGCCACGATCGCCCGCAATCTCGTGCAGGCGCGGGCCCAGGGCCAGCTCGGCGACCTGGGCCAGCTCCTCGATCTCGAGCGCATGCGCGAACAGGGCGCGGGCGGGCTGCTGGACATCCTCACCGGCGCGGCGGGCACGCAACCCGCTGAGGAGACCGAGACGCAGCCCGGGGAGACGCCAGCCGATGATCAGGAGCGCGCCGGAGATCTCCTGCGCGGGATTCTCGGTGAGGCGATCCGCCGCTCCCAGGAAGACACGACGCAGGAAACCCAGGACGAGCCCGCGGCCGAGGACGGCGAAAGCGAAGGCAGTTCGGGCGGCGGCTGA
- a CDS encoding M48 family metallopeptidase codes for MDTVIRMNRRQILTGLASGSVVAFAPGCVENPTLGRSQLILVSEEQIAQLSAQAWQQSLQRERVSRDPALNAQLQRVGRRIAQASGLGYDWEFVVFDSDQENAWVLPGGKVAFYRGIMETMENDDQVATVMGHEAAHLAGRHAAERASQQQAAGIGLGLAAVALDAGDVENTAQWAAILGAGVTFGVLLPYSRRHELEADRFGVDYMVRAGYDPREALDFWTSKAAQRTGRPSVPEFASTHPSDETRIAALREYLVARNYI; via the coding sequence ATGGACACCGTCATCCGCATGAACCGCCGCCAGATTCTCACCGGGCTCGCTTCGGGCTCGGTGGTCGCCTTCGCACCGGGCTGCGTGGAGAACCCGACGCTCGGGCGCAGCCAGCTCATCCTGGTGTCCGAGGAGCAGATCGCCCAGCTCTCCGCCCAGGCCTGGCAGCAGAGCCTGCAGCGCGAGCGGGTCAGCCGCGATCCCGCCCTCAATGCCCAGCTGCAGCGCGTCGGGCGCCGCATCGCCCAGGCCTCCGGCCTCGGCTACGACTGGGAGTTCGTGGTGTTCGATTCCGACCAGGAGAACGCCTGGGTCCTGCCGGGGGGCAAGGTCGCGTTCTACCGCGGTATCATGGAGACGATGGAAAACGACGACCAGGTCGCCACCGTGATGGGTCACGAGGCGGCGCATCTTGCGGGCCGGCACGCCGCGGAGCGCGCCTCCCAGCAGCAGGCCGCCGGGATCGGCCTCGGGCTCGCCGCCGTCGCCCTGGATGCCGGCGATGTCGAGAACACCGCCCAGTGGGCCGCGATCCTGGGTGCCGGGGTGACCTTCGGCGTGCTGCTGCCCTACTCGCGCCGCCACGAGCTGGAGGCCGACCGGTTCGGCGTCGATTACATGGTGCGCGCCGGCTACGACCCGCGCGAGGCGCTCGATTTCTGGACTTCCAAGGCGGCCCAGCGGACCGGGCGGCCGAGCGTGCCCGAATTCGCCTCCACCCACCCCAGCGACGAGACCCGGATCGCGGCGCTGCGCGAATATCTGGTGGCGCGAAACTATATCTAG
- a CDS encoding AAA family ATPase, with protein sequence MARPDLHLLTGLPYSGKSTRAKRLLELLPDAFVFAVDPLLHERARLEGRSYHAVWETHFKQAEREMRARLSGALDARRPVIWDQLNLTRRTRATILRRVPADYKRHCHYVLCSDREEVQRRREARPEQPIAPRVYAGMESSFETPDMSEGFDTFEMVDTAL encoded by the coding sequence ATGGCACGCCCCGACCTGCACCTGCTCACCGGCCTTCCCTACTCCGGCAAGTCCACGCGCGCGAAGCGCCTGCTGGAGCTGCTTCCCGATGCCTTCGTGTTCGCCGTCGATCCGCTGCTGCACGAACGCGCCCGGCTGGAGGGCCGCAGCTATCACGCGGTGTGGGAAACCCATTTCAAGCAGGCCGAGCGCGAGATGCGCGCCCGCCTTTCGGGGGCGCTCGACGCGCGCCGCCCGGTGATCTGGGATCAGCTGAACCTCACGCGCAGGACGCGCGCGACGATCCTGCGGCGCGTCCCGGCGGACTATAAGCGCCACTGTCACTACGTGCTGTGCAGCGATCGGGAGGAAGTCCAGCGCCGGCGCGAGGCCCGTCCCGAACAGCCGATCGCGCCGCGCGTCTATGCCGGCATGGAATCGAGCTTCGAAACTCCCGACATGAGCGAGGGTTTCGACACGTTCGAGATGGTGGATACGGCGCTCTGA